The genomic DNA CAACGCGTTACGACTGGAGAAGGGATACAGGACCTGGGGGGTGGATATGACCAGCGAGCACGATCCCTTCGAAGCGGGAGTGGGTTCCGCGGTGCAGCTGGACAAACAAGAAGACTACGTGGGTAAGGCTGCAGTGCAGCGACTCGCAAGGGTGCAGCCTACGCGTCGGTTACGGTGTTTGACCATCGACGACGGACGGTCGATGGTGATGGGTAAGGAGCCTGTCTTTTGGAAGAACAAGGCCGTAGGGTATGTTACCACTGCAGCGTTTGGGTATACGATTCGGAAACCTATCGCGTATGCTTGGCTTCCTTCATCGATCCGAGACAGTGAAACGGTGGACGTGGAATATTTCGGGCGGAAGATCAGGGCTACGGTGACAAAGGAGCCGGTCTATGATCCTGACGACCAGGCGCTGACTGGAGCGACGGTGGCTGGGCCTGATTTGAGGCCGTTGAGGCATCGTCTATAGGCGTATACCCGTTACATATGCTCTGGAGTTTACTGGACGAGATTATGATTCATCTGTTTTATCAAGCTGGCTAATTCTTGAATGGTGAAGAGGGCGCAATCAACGCAATTTACCCACATCCAGTCATATTAGCCTCGTTCGAATGATATTGACCTCACGTAAGCTGCCATCCATAGACAATGTCATTATAGAACTATAGAACCAAACGATCTCCTCGGTCTCTTTTGTACCGAGCCCAGATCGACCATCGTCTCGAGATTGGTGGGATTTGCGTAACCCCGGATTCTCCGCATTATAGCCTGAAGATCCATTAGCGAGGCCCGATAATAATAATGCCGCGATCATCCTGCGGGGGAGTATTCCAGATTGAGATCCCCCGGACTCTGCTGTAGGAGCTACCTTACGGCGCTGCATGGCACCCCGCGCTGAGCGACACCAGTAGACGGAAACCAAGAATCCTTCGGGCAGACACCTTCGCGATAGATTCAGTCCACCGGGCCAAGGGAACTCCTGCGGGATCAATGGAAATCCGCAGATCGTGTGAGGGGTGGTCATCGCCCAGATAGGACATGATATATATCCTCCGACTTTGGCTGTGATTCCGACATCGACCTGGGCACTTTTGCCGATATATATTGTTAGCTAAATCTGACAaaagtgatgaagatgaagagcctcaactccttcttctgcgcctCGACTATAGTAGCTGGCCTAGCGTCCATGAGCACCGCGGCACCAACTACCCGCCCCCAGCGCCAAATCCTCCTCTGTTCAGATAGTACAACGATGCCATATGGCACGACCAGTCTGATCCAAGGGTATCTCACCTCCCGATAGCCACGCCAATCCCGACTGACTCTTTAGATGGGGCTACTACATGCACAACTTCTTCGACCTGAACATCACGAACCTCGCGCGCGGAGGACGCAGCACCCGCTCCTTCATCAACGAAGGACTCTGGGCTTCTCTGCTCGACCGCATCGTTCCCGGAGAAGGCACGTTTGTCTTCATCGAGATGGGCCACAACGATAACGGTGATCCGAAGACGGACGTGAAGAATCGAGCGACACTTCCTGGGATCGGCCCCGAGAGCGTCGTGGTGGCTAGTAATGCTACCGGAGGGACAACGGAAAGAGTATACACGTTTGGCCACTACCTCCGGAGGATGATCCGGGACGTCAGACAGGCTGGGGGTGTTCCGGTGCTGAGTGGGATGGTTCCAGTTATGTCGTGGACGGAGGATGTGCTTCGGCGGGAGTGGGCTTTTGCGGATTATGCCCGTGAGGTATGTGAAGCCAATATCGGGAGCTTGCAGGGGAATATATAACTAAGTGAGTCAGgtggccgaggaagaaggggtCGAGTATATCGATCATACGAAATATGCGGTGAACCGCTGGCAGGCTTTCGGGTCGCTCAATGCTACCATGCCGTATTACCCCCTGAATGACTATACGCATACAAGCTGGTCGGGAGCTGAATGTAAGTCGTGTCATTGAAACGAACAGGAACACACTGACCCTGGGATAGTTAATGCGGAAGCTCTTGTGACTGCTGTCAAGTGTGGCAATTTCCACCGGTGGAAGTCGCAATTGGCCTCGTATCTGAATCGCAACGCAAGCA from Aspergillus fumigatus Af293 chromosome 8, whole genome shotgun sequence includes the following:
- a CDS encoding rhamnogalacturonan acetylesterase superfamily protein; translated protein: MPYGTTSLIQGWGYYMHNFFDLNITNLARGGRSTRSFINEGLWASLLDRIVPGEGTFVFIEMGHNDNGDPKTDVKNRATLPGIGPESVVVASNATGGTTERVYTFGHYLRRMIRDVRQAGGVPVLSGMVPVMSWTEDVLRREWAFADYAREVAEEEGVEYIDHTKYAVNRWQAFGSLNATMPYYPLNDYTHTSWSGAEFNAEALVTAVKCGNFHRWKSQLASHTPGRAYSLDRSIMPRCRFGYSPVCSRIQNVPRNRSINERKQEDFLLERVLPFNHSVVCHSLAFRISLLREIFTGLWEALI